The segment CGCTGTGGGACGAAGTCAAAGATCGCCTCGATAAATCCGCGCTGGAGCTCTCCGGCGGCCAGCAGCAGCGGCTGTGCATCGCCCGCTGCCTCGCGGTGGATCCCGAAGTGATTCTGATGGACGAGCCCGCGTCGGCGCTCGACCCGATCGCGACGAGCAAGATCGAAGATCTCATCGACCAGCTCAAAAAAGAGTACACGGTGGTGATCGTCACCCACTCGATGCAGCAAGCCGCGCGCATCAGCGACTTCACGTCGTTCTTTCTGATGGGCGAATTGATCGAGACCGGGAGCACGTCGGCGATCTTCACCAAGCCCAAAGACAAGCGCACCGAAGATTACATCACGGGCCGCTACGGCTAAGTCCTCTACGCACCTGCGAGTGCGACTATAGGCGCTATCGCCGGTACGTTGAGAGACTTAAAGATTCGTTAAGCCGCGCTTAATCGCGTGTCGTTACACTATGGGCGTTACTCCTGTCCCACAACTTAGGAGCATTTTTTACGTGTTAACCAAACTCGCGCGCGTCGCAGTGACCGTGTTCGCGATGGCTTTGGCGGGCACGACGTTCGCGCTGGCGGCAACATCGGCAACACCGGCAACGACCGTCGTCGCGCAGGAAACCCCTGCGCCGAAGGCCACTCCAAATCCGTTCTCGTACAGCGGTTACGTCCGCGCCTACGACTTCACGCGGCAGAACGCCAGCAGCTCCGCCCAAGGCGGCGCTACCGGCCAAGCCAACCAGCAGTCGTTCAATCTCGGCATCAGCTTGCACGGCGAATACAAGTTCGCGAACTCGCCGTTCACGGCGGGCGCATCGTACCTGTATGCAAATCCGCTCGGCGCATGCTCGTCTGCCGCCGATCACGCAAAGGGCCTGCCCTGCGTTTCGAACAAGCAGCCGGCGACGAATCCCGACGACACGATTCCGGGCTTCCAACTGAGCACGCTCTACGAAGCGTACCTGCAGTACAAAGCCGACGGCTTCTACGCCAAGGTCGGTAACCAAGTCATCAATACGCCTTGGGCGAACGCTTCCGATTCGCGCATCAAACCGGCCGCCTTCCAGGGCGCCGACGTGAGCTACGCGATCGACAAGCAGTTCACGGTTGAGGCCTCCGATTACATTCGCTGGGAGAACCGCACGAGTTCGGCGTTCGATAAATCGACGCTGCTCACGAGCTTCCCGGCGGGCTCGCCCGGCGTCCCGAGCAACACGCTCGTTCCCGGGGGCCAAACCATCGCGACCGATGGATTCTTCTACGGCAAAGTCGGATACACGGGCTTCAAAGGCGTCACCGCCAATGCGTATTACTACGGCTTCCAGAACATCGCGAACCTTCTGTGGCTCGATGCGCGTTACCCGATCTCGGGTTCGAAACTCAACCCGTTCGTAGCGCTGCAACTCGGCAGCGAGAAGGACACCGGCTCGGCCGTGCTCGGCAAGATCGATGCCAGCGTGTTCGGCCTTCAGGGCGGTCTCAACGTTACGCCGAACGTCGCCGTGACGCTCGGGTACGACACGGTTCCCGTCAAGACCGATACCGTCACGCTTCCGGCCGGCTTTAGCTGTAAGGGCAACTCGATTGCCGGTACCGCAACCGCCGCGACCGGATCGCTCAACTACCTGCTCCCGACCGGTGGCTCGGGCAATTGTTCGTCGAACGCCAACGGCACGACCAACATTTACTACGGCGGTTTGGCCAGCCCGTACACCGATTCGTATGCCACCGATCCGCTCTTCACCACCTCGCTCACGCAGGGCATGTCGGACCGCCGCAGCCCGGGCAACGCGTTCAAAGCGCAAGTGACGTTCACGTCTAACGACAAACGTTTCGTGAGCTACGTGACGCGCGCGTGGTACAGCTACAATAACCCGGCGTACGCGCAGGCGACGTACGAGACCGATTTCGACGCCCTTTACCGCCTCAATAAGGTCGGCAAGGGCGCCTATCACGGTTTCCTCGTGCACTACCGTTACGGCGAGCGCACGCAGACCACCGCGGGCCTGCCGCT is part of the Candidatus Dormiibacterota bacterium genome and harbors:
- a CDS encoding OprD family outer membrane porin — its product is MLTKLARVAVTVFAMALAGTTFALAATSATPATTVVAQETPAPKATPNPFSYSGYVRAYDFTRQNASSSAQGGATGQANQQSFNLGISLHGEYKFANSPFTAGASYLYANPLGACSSAADHAKGLPCVSNKQPATNPDDTIPGFQLSTLYEAYLQYKADGFYAKVGNQVINTPWANASDSRIKPAAFQGADVSYAIDKQFTVEASDYIRWENRTSSAFDKSTLLTSFPAGSPGVPSNTLVPGGQTIATDGFFYGKVGYTGFKGVTANAYYYGFQNIANLLWLDARYPISGSKLNPFVALQLGSEKDTGSAVLGKIDASVFGLQGGLNVTPNVAVTLGYDTVPVKTDTVTLPAGFSCKGNSIAGTATAATGSLNYLLPTGGSGNCSSNANGTTNIYYGGLASPYTDSYATDPLFTTSLTQGMSDRRSPGNAFKAQVTFTSNDKRFVSYVTRAWYSYNNPAYAQATYETDFDALYRLNKVGKGAYHGFLVHYRYGERTQTTAGLPLFKYNRFQAEYDF